A region of the Lycium barbarum isolate Lr01 chromosome 1, ASM1917538v2, whole genome shotgun sequence genome:
ATGCATCTCATATGTACATGCCCGAACCATATGATCAGCCTCACCTCCCGCATCTTATCCTCCAACGAGGCCACTCCCACTTTGTCCGGTTATCTTCAATTCTAATCATATCCCTTCTCATATGCCCACACATCATTCGTAGCATCCTCATTTCCGTAACTTTTATTTTCTGAACGTGAGAGTTATGAACTGGCCAATACTCTGCCTCATAAAATATAATTGACATAACCACCACTCTATAGAACTTACCTATAAATTTTGGTGgtaccttcttgtcacacaacactccggatgCGAGCCTCCATTTTATCCACTTGCACAAATacaatgtgtgacatcatcgtcaatatcttTATTTCCTtgaataatagacccaagatacttgattttttttttttgaatggtcTTAGAACCAAGGCTCACTTTCCTGCCAGCCTCAACCAATCTCATGACAAAACCGACGTAAGTAAATTAGAAATAGTAGAAACTACAAAAATTGTTACTACTAAACACAAGCGAAAAGACGATGGACGGAAATCAGCGGATAAAATCAAGAGAcactattttaaatttttttattgtttttttacgaaaaccaacggacTTTCATcagttatttttgaggaaaaatgcgtggaaactattttttttttaaagaatcacTACGATGGAAGTATTTATTTTATATCGGGTTTTCAGTAAAAAatgagtctagtgtattttacttagtCGATGGACTTTCTTGATTTTTATCGACAGAGTCCTTCGATTTTTGTGTTTCGAGATACTATTTTCTGACATTAacaagtctgtaggtttttcctataaccgactgACGTCTGTCGGTCTTGTCACGAGATATTTGGtcttttctttagtaatgtgtatctctaaatgtgagtttttactaaatttttttttcatagttctcctCAAATCTAataaacagagttcgatgaatattttgttggagactaaaagtgttaatttttggtgaacttaaaggaccaaaactgttaagtgcatacttaagggactattttgaatctACTGGATCATTTATGTCctctcataaaaaaaaaaaaaaaaaaagtactaaagtctttgatgagcCGTTTGTATTGAATGTCAAACGTAAATTTGGTTGGCGCTAGGCTTCAATTCTTTACTGCGGTAACACTCATACATACAATTTCTCCTTCAAATTCTCTagaaaatacacaaatatatttTTTTCTGGTGAAATTAGGAAAAAGACCCAATTCAACTGTATCGGTTTATTTAGTAGAAAAAGATTAGATTTTTAGGATGAGTTCACGGGGGTTGCTGCCATTAATGAATCTTGTTAGACTTAAGGGAGTCCCAATTTTGCAGCAATTGCATTTGGAAGAGAGGCTATTGAGGACCACTTCTCAAAATTGGTGTATTGTAAATGATGGAACCAATGAACCCACCATTGTTATGGGCATTTCAGGGTGAGATATCAATTTCCCCCCTTTATTATGGTAtgcttttacttttttttttttaacttttttttcatACTCCCCCTGTCCCAATTTACatacacggagtttaagaaacaaaacaagacttttgaatcttgtggtctaaaacaagtcatacaTATTTGTGGggttatagatcatctcgttTAAATTTAATTTGTTGCCAATTAAGGAAATATGTCATttttttgggactgactaaagggaaagtgtgtcatataacagagggagtaatacttTTGCTAGAAATGTTTCTTGATTGGCGGGTTTATTGTGCAAGCAAAGACCAATTTGTGTGGGGTGTCAATTGTCATAGCTTTTGGATTTTCTATTTAATGATAGACTATCCCATAGTTCTTAATAAAATCTGTGATAATTGGTGCTTTTTGCCATGAATGGCTTATATTTGTTGTAACAAACCCAAACTCCTCACTGTATTAATAACAACAGGAACACAATTGCAGCTCTAGTATAGTACTTGCAAGTTGCAACACAATTGCAGGTATTTGTTTTTCATAATACTTTTGCTAGATAATGCTTCTTGATTGTGTCGATTGGCGGGTTTATTGTACAAAGACTAATTCTattggcggagccagaatttttagtttatgggttctagatcacaattttctttttttgcttacTGGGTTCTGAATAGATTATTAGTacatattaaataattttttttaacacaTACAGGGTATGAACCAACCAAAGTAATTGGGTTCTGCCAAACCTGTAATTACTACTAGAGGCGGAGCTAGAATTTAGAGTTAATGGATTCTGCACTTGCCACTGAACTCATAGTCGTTATAGTTAATGGgttcacaattaaatatttatacacATTTAATGAGTTTATATATATTAGTTCGTCCCGTAACGAATACTCTCCCTCCGCCCCTGACTACTACACTGTCCGCCCCTGGTTCCGTAGCTTTTGAATATTCTATACCAACACATAGTTCTTAATGAAATAGGTGATAATTGGTGCTTTTTGCCAAGGCTGGCTTAGATATACTATTTTTTTGTCATGCTTCATTGGAAGGAAAGTTAGAGAGTTTAAAATATTATCCGTTTTCGCTTCATAATTGTAGTTTTAGAAGTCTTTGAATAATAGGAAGCGAGTTTAGGTGGGGTGTGCATTTTGAAAAGTTTCTCTACAATGAATTATTAGGGTGATTTGGTTGGGATGCTATCTGAATTTCAAGGATGTTCACTGTTCCTTTGAGGAGGGAAGAAAAAGATGGAGAATCGACTTCATCTCCAGACATATGATGCAAACAAAAACctagtatttaagtggagaagtgTGATGAGCCAGGCTTGTTATCCACTGAATTTCGAACCCTGTGCCACTAGCACTCGGGGGTTTCTTAGTTAtcacaaagaaaaaaagaaggatCTTCAGGTTGTGCCAAGGTAAGCAAGATGCAAAGGCCACTTGTTTCTATATCTCACACCGGATGATGGATGCACTAGGAGTATGGTGTCACTTTCATTTACATCTACTTAAATAGTCAATTTAAGGGAAAACGATACCTCTAACAACTGAATAACAAAACAATCAAGGAATGAGACTTTGCAGAATATCAGCATCTGCGTTgtttctgtaaaaaaaaaaaaaaaaaaaaaaaagataaattttcTATGAATCAAATATGTTCCACATCTCAAGAATAATTTATAAAGATTCTTGCTGGTTGATTTAACTTAGTGAACTAATGTCGTCAACTTATGATTCCATTTGTGTATCTTAAAGACACTGAAAAATTAGGCCAGTTTATCCACTTTCTGATATCGTGAAGACTGTATATTGGTTGGATCTAAGCCGTCAGTATTACCGAATACCTACACTGCTGATGTGCAAATTCTGATCTATCAGTTTATAATTGATGCCATAGCTGTAATGATAGAACTTTACTGTTGTATGTTCTGGATTGAGTTAGTTtatataacaacatcaactatTGGCACAGAAAACCAGCTGAACTTCTTGAAATCGGTTCTGTTTTGCAAGACAAGATTCCAGTAGTTAAGAGGTTTACTGGAGGAGGCACCGTAATTGTTGATCACAGGACAGTTTTCATCACCTTCATATGCAACACGGATGCTCTCCCTAGCGTACAACCGTATCCTAGGCCCATCATGTCGTGGAGCGGCCAACTGTATAGCAAAGTGTTTCAAGGAGTAGCGGATTTCTCTCTTCGTGAAAATGGTACTTTTTTTTGCTCCAGGATATTGTTCATCGTTGACTGCCCAGCGTTTTTGCAGGAAGTGCTGCAGGTTTTCTTCTTCAAGaaccaagaaagaaagaaacagaGAAATAACACTTTTTCTTACTTGTCCAAAGAAAAAAAATGGCTTGCTTTTAAACTTTGTTATGGAGGAAACACTTGCTTATACTTGCTGTATGGTATTTTTTGCACTATATATTTGTGAATTATTTGGTTTGACATTAGTGAAACTTATTTGACTAATACAAAAAAATTAGAAGTTTCATTTAGCTGACAATGTGTTTTTGCATGTACTGGGGCTAAAAACTAAGGTTGAGTTCAGACTGACGATGCTATAGTAAGCACTTATTCTATGATGATGATTGTCCTCAAATAAACCTTTTACACCGCATTAGTCAAGGGACTTTCCTTTTATATAGATTTAATATTTGTGGTATATAAGGTTCAAAAACTCTCTTGCTAACTTCCTGACGAGAAAATCCCATTCATTGGATAGCCACTTGGATGCTTCTTTTTCTGTATTCTTGTTTCTTCTTGTTAGCAATGTTCTATGATTCTTGTTACCCACTTGGTTCCCGTTGAATACTAACCCCCTCCCCCCGCCCTCCCTTCTCTATCCTTGTTGCTATCCATCTGACTGCTTGtatttgtctttttcttttttttgctccCACATTGATATAACTTGACGGATTCTTGTTTTATGTTGTGCTCACCAACTTTCTAAGACTACCAACTTCATATTGTACTTTTACATGATCACAGACTACGTTTTTGGCAACCACAAGTTTGGGGGAAATGCTCAATCTATCACAAAAGGGCGTTGGGTTCATCATACGTCCTTTCTGTGGGATTATGAGATGATGAACATGGCTTATCTCAAACTTCCAAATCGAGTTCCTGACTATCGACAGGTCTGCTAATACTTTTGCAAGTTCCTTGTCTACTTGTTCGATAATCTTGTGAGCATTTTTTCTTTGAAGAACTTGATGATGTAGCTGATTTTTTAACATTGTGTTTCTGGAAACACTTCAATTTAAGATGTTGGCAGAATAATCTCAGCCGTGTTTAGGATCGATGCCAAATTTCATTCTTGTTTTATGTTGCAACTTGCAACATATGGGAATAATATTTTCGTAGCCATAGATATTTTTCTCTTCCCTCCAACATATAGTACATTTAGGTACAGAGAATAGATAAAACATTTTTATTTTCATGAGATCTTCACTACATTTTGTTTGCACAAGTTACTTTTCCAATGCACATTAGAAATTTGCTTGTTAAGTTTCTGACAGAGAGTTTTCTTATTGGTTGTTCAGGAAAGAGACCATTTGGACTTCATCTGCCGCATGAAGGATTATATATCTCGTCAAGAATTCATCAATAGAACCATATCTGCTCTTGGCAGCCAATTTTGTGTAACTTCTCTGGAGCTTGAATCATTTGACTGTCCTGATGACACGAAATTTGTGCCCTCCTCTAGACTTCTGGGAAAACAAGAACTGGAGGATAGTTTGGAGTCTGAATCTGGGAATGTCATACTTCAGTCACTGTAACTGCCACACGACCTTTGCTTGAGGGTGCTACTGTATGTCAG
Encoded here:
- the LOC132644125 gene encoding uncharacterized protein LOC132644125 isoform X1 → MSSRGLLPLMNLVRLKGVPILQQLHLEERLLRTTSQNWCIVNDGTNEPTIVMGISGKPAELLEIGSVLQDKIPVVKRFTGGGTVIVDHRTVFITFICNTDALPSVQPYPRPIMSWSGQLYSKVFQGVADFSLRENDYVFGNHKFGGNAQSITKGRWVHHTSFLWDYEMMNMAYLKLPNRVPDYRQERDHLDFICRMKDYISRQEFINRTISALGSQFCVTSLELESFDCPDDTKFVPSSRLLGKQELEDSLESESGNVILQSL
- the LOC132644125 gene encoding uncharacterized protein LOC132644125 isoform X2, yielding MMEPMNPPLLWAFQGEISISPLYYDKIPVVKRFTGGGTVIVDHRTVFITFICNTDALPSVQPYPRPIMSWSGQLYSKVFQGVADFSLRENDYVFGNHKFGGNAQSITKGRWVHHTSFLWDYEMMNMAYLKLPNRVPDYRQERDHLDFICRMKDYISRQEFINRTISALGSQFCVTSLELESFDCPDDTKFVPSSRLLGKQELEDSLESESGNVILQSL